CTCGTTGACCTGGATCAGGCCGCGGTACGACGTGCGCCCACCGCCGCGGGCCACCGACTTGCTCAGGATCGAGCTGGAGGTGTGCGGGGCGGCGTGCACCATCTTGGCGCCGGCGTCCTGGTGCTGGCCCTCGCCGGCGAAGGCGATGGACAGGGTCTCGCCCTTGGCGTGCTCGCCCATCAGGTAGATGGCGGGGTACTTCATCGTCACCTTGGAGCCGATGTTGCCATCGACCCACTCCATGGTCGCGCCGGCCTCGCAGGTCGCGCGCTTGGTGACGAGGTTGTAGACGTTGTTCGACCAGTTCTGGATGGTCGTGTAGCGGCAGCGACCGCCCTTCTTGACGATGATCTCCACGACCGCGGAGTGCAGCGAGTCGGAGGAGTAGATCGGGGCGGTGCAGCCCTCGACGTAGTGCACGTAGGCGCCCTCGTCGACGATGATCAGCGTGCGCTCGAACTGGCCCATGTTCTCGGTGTTGATCCGGAAGTAGGCCTGCAGCGGGATGTCGACGTGCACGCCCGGCGGCACGTAGATGAACGAGCCGCCCGACCACACCGAGGTGTTGAGCGCGGAGAACTTGTTGTCACCGACGGGGATGACGGTGCCGAAGTACTCCTTGAACAGCTCGGGCTGCTCCTTGAGCGCGGTGTCGGTGTCCAGGAAGAGCACGCCCTGCTCCTCGAGGTCCTCGCGGATCGAGTGGTAGACGACCTCCGACTCGTACTGGGCCGCGACGCCGGAGACCAGGCGCTGCTTCTCGGCCTCGGGGATGCCGAGCTTGTCGTAGGTGTTCTTGATGTCCTCGGGCAGGTCGTCCCAGGTGGCGGCCTGCTTCTCCGAGGAGCGCACGAAGTACTTGATGTTGTCGAAGTCGATGCCCGACAGGTCCGAGCCCCAGGTGGGCATGGGCTTGCGGTCGAAGAGCTTCAGGCCCTTCAGGCGCAGGTCGAGCATCCACTGCGGCTCGGACTTCTTGGCCGAGATGTCGCGCACGACGGCCTCGTTGAGGCCGCGGGTGGCGTTGGCGCCCGCGTCGTCGGAGTCGGCCCAGCCGAACTCGTAGCGACCGATGCCCTGGAGCTCGGGGTTGAGTTCTTCGATCGAGGTCATGAGGTGACCGACTCCTTCTCGTTGCGGGTCGTGGGACGGGTGGTGCGCCGGCTCGTGGCCGGCAGGTCGGGGATGCAGGTGGTGCAGACGCCGTCGCCGTGGGCGATCGTCGCCAGTCGCTGCACGTGGTGGTCGAGGACGCGGCTGATCGCCGCGGTCTCGGCCTCGCACAGCTGGGGGAACTCGTGGGCCACGTGGGAGACCGGGCAGTGCTGCTGGCACAGCTGCTCCCCCGCGCTCAGCGCCCCGGGACCGTGCCCGGGCAGCTGGCGCACCGTGGCGGCGTACCCCTCCTCGGAGAAGAGCTGGGCCAGCACCTCGGCCTTGCTCAGGTCGGGGTTCTCGGCCGCGGTGGCCTCGAAGCGGTCCTCGATGAAGGCCATCCGCCGGTCGGCGAAGGCGCGCACGGCGTCCTCGCCCCCGGTCTCGGCCAGGAACCGCAGCGCCTGGACCGCGAGGTCGTCGTACTGCTGGTCGAAGCCCTCGCGCCCGCGCTCGGTGAGCGCGAACTCCTTGGCCGGACGACCCCGTCCGCGGGCGCCGGCGGTGCGGTGCTCGCGGGGCTCCACCGCGCCCTCCTCGACCAGCTGGTCGAGGTGACGGCGCACGGCTGCCGGGGTCAGGTCGAGACGCTCGGCGAGAGCCGCTGCGGTGGAGGGGCCGTCGACCAGGATCGAGCGCGCGACGCGCTGGCGCGTCGGCTCGTCGGTCGTCCGGTTGAATTCCACAACATCAGTGTGCCGTTAATGCTCGGAGCCGTTCAAGCAAGGGCAGCCTTACCCGCTCACGGGCAGTGACGTGCGTCTCAACCAGGCCAGACCGAGGAACGGCAGCACCAGCGGCAGGAAGGCGTAGCCCTGGCCGAAGTGCGACCAGACGGTCTTGTCGGGGAACAGGTCGGGCGCCGTGTAGGTCAGCACCCCCACGGCCAGCACGCCGACGGCCTCGACCGAGCAGGCCACCAGCCCCACCAGGCGCGCGCGGGGCGTGCTGCGCAGGAGGCTGGCGGTGGCCACCAGGTAGATGACGGCCGCCAGCAGCGAGAGCGAGTAGGCCAGCGGGGCCTCCTCGGGCTGCCCGAGCAGCTGGACGGTCGAGCGCCCGGTCGCGGCGAGGCCCAGGACGCCGTACACGGCGACGAGCACGCGGCCCGGCCCGCTGGCCAGGTGCGAGGCGGACTCAGGCACCGGCGCCGGTCCACAGCGAGTCGAGGCGCACCTGCATGGCCGCCACGGTCATCAGCGCGACCAGCAGCACGACGTTGCCCCAGCGGCTGCGCTCCACGAGCGCCAGCGCGGCGCCGACGGGCACCACCAGCAGAGCGGTGAGCAGGTAGGCCACGAAGGTGGGCCCGGCGACGTCGGCGTCGGTGCGGGCCAGCGCGACCAGCCCGACGACCACCTGCACCAGCAGCGCCACCACCAGCGCGCCGAGCAGCAGGAAGTAGGGATCGCTGGGCGGCGACTGGTCGCGCACCACCATCACCACGGTGGCCACGACGGCGACCCCGGTCAGCGCCAGCACCAGTGCCATGAGCCACACGTTCACGCCGGCCAGCCTAGGGCCGCCCCGGAGGGCTCCGGTCGCCTCCCTACACTTCGGGGGTGCCACCGACCCCCGCGCGCGACGCCGCGCGCCCCGACGACGCCCCGGCAGTGGCGATCGACGGACTGGTGATGAGGTACGCCGACAAGACCGCCGTCGACGGGCTGTCGATGCAGGTCGCGCGCGGCTCGATCACCGCGGTGCTGGGCCCCAACGGAGCCGGCAAGACCACCACGCTGGAGACCTGCGAGGGCTACCGGCGACCGCAGGAGGGCCGGGTGCGGGTGCTGGGCCTCGACCCCGTCCGCGACCGGCGCGAGCTGCTGCCGCGCATCGGCGTGATGCTGCAGGGCGGCGGCGCGTGGAGCGGGGTCCGGGCCGAGGAGATGCTGCGCCACGTCGCGGCGCTGCACGCCCACCCCGTCGACCACGACCTGCTCGTCGAGCGGCTCGGTCTCGCCGAGTGCGGACGCACCCCCTACCGCCGGCTCTCCGGCGGGCAGCAGCAGCGGCTCGGCCTGGCCATGGCGCTGGTGGGCCGCCCCGAGATCGTCTTCGTCGACGAGCCGACCGCGGGCATGGACCCTCAGGCCCGGCGCACGACGTGGGAGCTGCTCGAGGAGCTGCGCGGCGACGGTGTGACCGTCGTGCTCACCACGCACTACATGGACGAGGCCGAGCGGCTCGCCGACACCGTCCACATCATCGACCACGGCCGGCTCATCGCCTCCGGCTCACCGCTGGAGCTGACCCGCGGCGGCAGCGTCTCGACGATCCGCCTGGTGGTGACGAGGCCGTTCCCGCCGGGTGCGCCCGAGTCGCTCACCGAGGCGCTCGGCCCCGGCACCAGCGTCACCCTGCTCGACTCGCTCAGCCTGCTCGTCACCGGCCCGGCCGACGCCTCCACCCTGGCGCGGGTCTCGCGCTGGTGCGAGGAGCAGGGGGTCCTGCCCGAGTCGCTGACGCTCGGCACCCGCAGCCTCGAGGACGTCTTCCTCCAGCTGACCGGCCGCGAGCTCGAGGAGCACCCGTCGTGAGCACCCCTACGAGCGGCACCTTCACCCCCAGGCCCGGTGGCGCGCCGCTGCACCGCCAGGTGCTGGCCCAGGCACGGATGGAGGCGCGGCTGATGCTGCGCAACGGCGAGCAGCTGCTGCTGGCCGTCGTCATCCCGGTGATCGTGCTCGTCGGCGCCGTCGCCGGCTCCGAACGGATCGGCCTCGAGCTCGACGGCCGCCCGGTGGACGTCTTCACCCCCGGCGTGCTGGCGCTGGCCGTCATGTCGACGGCGTTCACCTCGCTGGCCATCGCGACCGGCTTCGAGCGTCGCTACGGCGTCATCAAGCGTCTCGGCTCCTCTCCCCTGCCCCGCACCGGCCTGCTGGCCGGCAAGGTCCTCGCCCTGCTGCTCGTCGAGCTGCTCCAGCTCGTCGTCGTGGGCGGCGTGGCGCTGCTGCTCGGCTGGTCGCCCGAGGCCGCGCCCGCCGCGCTCGGGGGCGCGCTCGCGACCGCGGCGCTCGGCACCGCGGCCTTCGCCGCGCTGGGCCTCTTCGTGGCCGGCGTGCTGCGCGCCGAGGCGACGCTGGCCGCCGCCAACCTCGTCTACCTGCTGCTGATGGCCGGCGGGGCCGTCGTGCTGCCGGCGACGGCGTACGGCGGGTTCGGCGAGGTGGTGCGCTGGCTGCCCTCGGGCGCCCTGGGCGGCGGGATGCGCAGCGCCCTGATCGACGGCCAGGTGGCGCTCCTGCCCCTGGCGGTGCTCGCGGGGTGGGCGGCCCTGGGCACCGTGCTGACCGCCCGCACCTTCAAGTGGGAGTGAGGACCGTGCCCGACGTGCACACCACCCGTCTGCGCCAGGCCCGCTGGGCCGGCTGGGCCTCCGTGGTCGCCAACATCGGCATCGTGGTCACCGGTGGCGCGGTGCGCCTGACCGGCTCGGGGCTCGGCTGCCCGACCTGGCCGCGCTGCACCGACGAGTCGTTCACCCCCCACGGGGAGCTCGAGTTCCACTCGGCCATCGAGTTCGGCAACCGGCTGCTCACCTTCGTCCTCGTCGCCGTGGCCGTGCTGCTCTTCGTCGCGGCCCTGCGCACCCGGCGCCGCGAGCTGGTGCGGATCTCGGTCGTGCTCGGCCTGGGCATCCCCATGCAGGCGGTCATCGGCGGGATCACCGTCCTCACCGACCTGAACTCGTGGATCGTCTCGCTCCACCTGCTGCTCTCGCTGCTGCTCGTCGCGATCTCCGTGCGCTTCCTGCAGGTCCTCGACCGGCCCGTGCCCCCCGCCCGGGGCCCGGGCGTCGCCCTGGCCTGGGGCGTGGTCGCCGCCGCCTGGGTGGTCTTCTACCTCGGCACCGTCGTCACCGGGGCCGGCCCGCACGCCGGCGACGCGAACACCGACCGCAACGGTCTCGACCCCGCCCAGTGGAGCCAGCTGCACGCCGACGCCGTCTTCCTGCTGCTCGGCCTGACCATCGGCCTGGTCGTGACCCTGCTGGTCCAGGGCGCCCCCCGCAAGGCGGTCCAGGCCGCCCTGGTGCTGCTCGGCGTCGAGCTCGCCCAGGGCGTGATCGGCTTCGTGCAGTACTTCACCGACCTGCCGGTCCTGCTGGTCGGCCTCCACCTCCTCGGCGCGGCGGTCCTCTCCGCCAGCGTCACCTGGACCCTCCTGCGCGTCCGCCACCCCTAGCCCCACCGCCGTCGGAGCAGCGAGGGCGTCACCGTTGGTCGAGCAGCGAGGGCGTCACCGTTGGTCGAGCAGCGAGGGCGTCACCGTTGGTCGAGCAGCGAGGGCCGAAGGCTCGAGCGTCGCCGAGACCCCGCAACCCCACGACGTACGGCGAGCACGAGCCGACCCGTTCACACCAGCCGGCTCGGCGCACCACCGCCGTTGGTCGAGCAGCGAGGGCCGAAGGCTCGAGCGTCGCCGAGACCCCGCAACCCCACGACGTACGGCGAGCACGGACCTCACCGGGTCTCTACGACGCTCGTCGCTGGCGCTCCTCCCTGCTCGACCGACGACCGCCGCGACCCGGCCGGTTCGAGCCGGCCGGCTCGGCGCCCGAGGGCGTCAGCCCAGGAGCAGGGGGTCGAGCGCGACGGCGACGAAGAGCAGCGAGAGGTAGAGGTTCGAGGAGTGGAAGAGGCGCATCGGCTGGATCGTGGCCAGGTCGTCCGCGGTCTTGGTGCGGCCCCACATGCGGTGCGCCTCGACCAGGAAGACGGCGCCCAGGACCGCGGCCACGACCGGGTAGACCGGGCCGGTGCCGGCGACGGGCCACAGCAGGAGCGAGGTGGCGACCATCACCCACGAGTAGAGGACGATCTGGCGACCCACCTCGCGCGCCGGCGCCACCACGGGCAGCATCGGGACGTCGACGTTGGCGTAGTCCTCGCGGTAGCGCAGCGCCAGGGCCCAGGTGTGCGGGGGCGTCCAGAAGAAGACGACCATGAAGAGCACCACGGGCGTCCAGGCCAGCTCACCGGTGACAGCGGTCCAGCCGATCAGGGCCGGGAAGCAGCCGGCGAGGCCGCCCCACACGATGTTCTGGGTCGTGCGGCGCTTGAGCACCATCGTGTAGCCGAACACGTAGAAGGCCTCCGCCGCCACGGCCAGCAGCGCCGAGAGCGGGTTGACCCACACGTAGAGGACGACCACCGACAGCACGCCCAGCACCAGGCCGAAGACCAGCGCCGCGCGGGCGCTGACGATGTGGCGGGGCAGGGCGCGGCGCCTGGTGCGGCGCATCTGCTCGTCGATGTCGCGGTCGTAGACGCAGTTGAACACCGAGGCCGAGCCGGCCGAGAACGTGCCGCCCACGACGGTGGCCACCACCAAGCCCAGCGGCGGCACGCCACGGGCGGCGAAGAACATCACCGGCACCGTGGTCAGCAGCAGCAGCTCGATGACCCGCGGCTTCGTCAGGCCGACGTACGCCGCCACCACGTCCCGGAACCGTGCGGGTCCGGGCCCGCCACTCGCCGTCGCGTCGTCGTGCAGGGCGTCAGCGGCCGACTGGCCGGCGTGGGTCACGAAGGGTCCTCGATGTGCAGACGGGTGAGGTGGGGAGGTGCGGATGAGAGTCTACTGCCCGTCATCGGTAGGCTCGGAATCGCCTGGGCCCGGGCTCTGTTGCACCCCGTGGCACCTGAAAACGACTGTAGTTCCCCATCGGAAGGAACCCCGTGACCTCTCCCGCCTCCCTCGAGTGGACCGACACCGACCAGCTCGCGGTGGACACCGCCCGCGTGCTGGCCATGGACTCGGTCGAGAAGGCCGGCAACGGGCACCCCGGCACGGCGATGAGCCTGGCGCCGGCGGCGTACCTGCTGTTCCAGAAGGTGATGCGCCACAACCCCGCCGACCCCGACTGGGCCGGTCGCGACCGGTTCGTGCTGTCGGCCGGGCACAGCTCCATCACCCTCTACACGCAGCTCTTCCTCGGCGGCTGGGGCCTGGAGATCGAGGACCTCCAGGCGCTGCGCCAGTGGGGCTCCAAGACCCCGGGCCACCCCGAGCACGGCCACACCGCCGGCGTCGAGACCACCACCGGCCCGCTGGGCCAGGGCGTCGCCAACGCCGTGGGCATGGCGATGGCCGCCCGCCGCGAGCGCGGGCTGCTCGACCCCGCCGCCGGTGACGGCCCCTCGCTCTTCGACCACCGCGTCTTCGCCATCTGCAGCGACGGCGACATCGAGGAGGGCGTGAGCGCCGAGGCCTCCGCCCTCGCCGGCGTGCAGAACCTCGGCAACCTCACGGTGATCTACGACGCCAACCAGATCTCGATCGAGGACGACACCGACATCGCCCTGGCCGAGGACGTCGCGGCCCGCTACGAGGCCTACGGCTGGCACGTCCAGACCGTCGACTGGACCAACGGCGGCGACGAGTACGTCGAGGACGTCCACGAGCTGCACGCTGCGATCGAGGCCGCCGACGCGGTCACCGACCGCCCCAGCTTCATCGTCCTCAAGACGATCATCGCCTGGCCCGCCCCCAACGCCCAGAACACCGGCGCCTCCCACGGCTCGGCGCTCGGCGCCGACGAGGTCGCGGCCACCAAGGAGGTCCTGGGCTTCGACCCCGAGAAGACCTTCGAGCTCAAGGACGGCGTCCTCGAGCACACCCGGGCCGCCGTCGAGCGCGGCAAGGCCGCGCAGGCCGCCTGGGACGACGAGTTCGCCCGCTGGGCCGCTGACAACGCCGAGGGCGCAGCCGCCTTCGAGCGGATGCGCACCCGCACCCTGCCCGAGGGCTGGGACGCCGACCTGCCGTCGTTCCCCGCCGGCAAGGACGTCGCCACCCGCAAGGCCTCCGGCGCCGTCATCAACGCGATCGCTGCGAAGGTGCCCGAGCTGTGGGGCGGCTCGGCCGACCTCGCCGGCTCCAACAACACCACCATCGAGGACGCGCCCTCCTTCATCCCGGCCGAGCGCTCGACCGACTCCTGGAAGGGCGACCCGTACGCCGGCCGCGTGCTGCACTTCGGCATCCGCGAGCACGCGATGGGCTCGATCATGAACGGCATCGCCCTGCACGGCGGCACCCGCGTCTTCGGCGGCACGTTCCTGACCTTCTCCGACTACATGCGCCCCGCGGTGCGCCTGGCCGCGCTGATGGGTCTGCCGGTCACCTACGTGTGGACCCACGACTCCATCGGTCTCGGTGAGGACGGCCCGACGCACCAGCCGGTCGAGCACGTCGCCGCGCTGCGCGCGATCCCGGGCCTCGACGTCGTCCGCCCGGCCGACGCCAACGAGGTCACGGCCGCCTGGGCGCACATCATGCGCACCACCGACCGGCCCGCCGGGCTGGCGCTCTCGCGCCAGAACCTCCCGGTCTTCCCCCGCGGCGAGGACGGCTACGCCGACACCTCCGAGGTCCACCGCGGCGGCTACGTGCTCATCGACGCCGAGGGCGGCGAGCCCGACGTGATCCTGGTGGGCACCGGCTCCGAGGTGCAGCTGGCCGTCGAGGCCCGCGCCATGCTGGCCGAGCAGGGCGTCCGCGCCCGCGTCGTGTCGATGCCGTGCCGCGAGTGGTTCGACGCGCAGGACGACTCCTACCGCCAGCGCGTGCTGCCCGCGACCGTCAAGGCCCGTGTGGCCGTCGAGGCCGGCATCGCCATGGGCTGGCGCGACGTCGTCGGCGACCAGGGCCGGATCGTGTCCATCGAGACCTACGGCGCCTCGGCCGAGTACTCCCGCATCTACACCGAGTACGGCATCACGGCCCAGGCCGTCGCCGACGCGGCCCGGGACTCCCTGGCCGCCGCGGCCGGCTGAGCCCGACGTCGTACGCACCCCAGACCAGCACCCGCACCAGGAGGAACCATGAGTGAGAACCTGAAGGCCCTGTCCGACGCCGGTGTGTCCATCTGGCTCGACGACCTGTCGCGCGAGCGGATCGAGACCGGCAACCTCGCCGAGCTCGTCGCCGCCAAGCACGTCGTCGGCGTCACCACCAACCCGACGATCTTCGCCGGCGCCATCGCCGACGGCGAGCGCTACAACGAGCAGCTGCGCCAGCTGGTCGCCGACGGCAAGGGCGTCGACGAGGTGATCTTCGAGCTCACCACCGAGGACGTCCGCAACGCCTGCGACGTGCTCGAGCCGGTGACCCGCTCGACCGCGCACGACGGCAAGGTCTCGATCGAGGTCGAGCCCGACCTGGCCAACGACACCGAGGGCACCATGGCCTCGGCGCGTGCGCTGTGGAAGGCCGTGGACCGCCCCAACGTGCTGATCAAGATCCCGGCGACCCTCGAGGGTCTGCCGGCCATCACGACGGCGATCTCGGAGGGCATCAGCGTCAACGTCACGCTGATCTTCGGCATCACCCGCTACCAGGACGTGATGGACGCCTACCTCTCCGGCCTGGAGAAGGCGCACGAGGCCGGCGTCGACCTGTCGACGATCGACTCGGTGGCCTCCTTCTTCGTCTCGCGCGTCGACTCCGAGGTCGACGCCCGCCTGGAGAAGATCGGCACCGACGAGGCGCTCGAGCTGCGCGG
The Nocardioides marinisabuli genome window above contains:
- the sufB gene encoding Fe-S cluster assembly protein SufB — translated: MTSIEELNPELQGIGRYEFGWADSDDAGANATRGLNEAVVRDISAKKSEPQWMLDLRLKGLKLFDRKPMPTWGSDLSGIDFDNIKYFVRSSEKQAATWDDLPEDIKNTYDKLGIPEAEKQRLVSGVAAQYESEVVYHSIREDLEEQGVLFLDTDTALKEQPELFKEYFGTVIPVGDNKFSALNTSVWSGGSFIYVPPGVHVDIPLQAYFRINTENMGQFERTLIIVDEGAYVHYVEGCTAPIYSSDSLHSAVVEIIVKKGGRCRYTTIQNWSNNVYNLVTKRATCEAGATMEWVDGNIGSKVTMKYPAIYLMGEHAKGETLSIAFAGEGQHQDAGAKMVHAAPHTSSSILSKSVARGGGRTSYRGLIQVNEGAHGSKSNVLCDALLVDQISRSDTYPYVDIREDDVSMGHEASVSKVSDDQLFYLMSRGMEEDEAMAMIVRGFVEPIAKELPMEYALELNRLIELQMEGAVG
- the tkt gene encoding transketolase codes for the protein MDSVEKAGNGHPGTAMSLAPAAYLLFQKVMRHNPADPDWAGRDRFVLSAGHSSITLYTQLFLGGWGLEIEDLQALRQWGSKTPGHPEHGHTAGVETTTGPLGQGVANAVGMAMAARRERGLLDPAAGDGPSLFDHRVFAICSDGDIEEGVSAEASALAGVQNLGNLTVIYDANQISIEDDTDIALAEDVAARYEAYGWHVQTVDWTNGGDEYVEDVHELHAAIEAADAVTDRPSFIVLKTIIAWPAPNAQNTGASHGSALGADEVAATKEVLGFDPEKTFELKDGVLEHTRAAVERGKAAQAAWDDEFARWAADNAEGAAAFERMRTRTLPEGWDADLPSFPAGKDVATRKASGAVINAIAAKVPELWGGSADLAGSNNTTIEDAPSFIPAERSTDSWKGDPYAGRVLHFGIREHAMGSIMNGIALHGGTRVFGGTFLTFSDYMRPAVRLAALMGLPVTYVWTHDSIGLGEDGPTHQPVEHVAALRAIPGLDVVRPADANEVTAAWAHIMRTTDRPAGLALSRQNLPVFPRGEDGYADTSEVHRGGYVLIDAEGGEPDVILVGTGSEVQLAVEARAMLAEQGVRARVVSMPCREWFDAQDDSYRQRVLPATVKARVAVEAGIAMGWRDVVGDQGRIVSIETYGASAEYSRIYTEYGITAQAVADAARDSLAAAAG
- a CDS encoding heme o synthase translates to MHDDATASGGPGPARFRDVVAAYVGLTKPRVIELLLLTTVPVMFFAARGVPPLGLVVATVVGGTFSAGSASVFNCVYDRDIDEQMRRTRRRALPRHIVSARAALVFGLVLGVLSVVVLYVWVNPLSALLAVAAEAFYVFGYTMVLKRRTTQNIVWGGLAGCFPALIGWTAVTGELAWTPVVLFMVVFFWTPPHTWALALRYREDYANVDVPMLPVVAPAREVGRQIVLYSWVMVATSLLLWPVAGTGPVYPVVAAVLGAVFLVEAHRMWGRTKTADDLATIQPMRLFHSSNLYLSLLFVAVALDPLLLG
- a CDS encoding helix-turn-helix transcriptional regulator codes for the protein MEFNRTTDEPTRQRVARSILVDGPSTAAALAERLDLTPAAVRRHLDQLVEEGAVEPREHRTAGARGRGRPAKEFALTERGREGFDQQYDDLAVQALRFLAETGGEDAVRAFADRRMAFIEDRFEATAAENPDLSKAEVLAQLFSEEGYAATVRQLPGHGPGALSAGEQLCQQHCPVSHVAHEFPQLCEAETAAISRVLDHHVQRLATIAHGDGVCTTCIPDLPATSRRTTRPTTRNEKESVTS
- a CDS encoding ABC transporter permease gives rise to the protein MSTPTSGTFTPRPGGAPLHRQVLAQARMEARLMLRNGEQLLLAVVIPVIVLVGAVAGSERIGLELDGRPVDVFTPGVLALAVMSTAFTSLAIATGFERRYGVIKRLGSSPLPRTGLLAGKVLALLLVELLQLVVVGGVALLLGWSPEAAPAALGGALATAALGTAAFAALGLFVAGVLRAEATLAAANLVYLLLMAGGAVVLPATAYGGFGEVVRWLPSGALGGGMRSALIDGQVALLPLAVLAGWAALGTVLTARTFKWE
- the tal gene encoding transaldolase, translating into MSENLKALSDAGVSIWLDDLSRERIETGNLAELVAAKHVVGVTTNPTIFAGAIADGERYNEQLRQLVADGKGVDEVIFELTTEDVRNACDVLEPVTRSTAHDGKVSIEVEPDLANDTEGTMASARALWKAVDRPNVLIKIPATLEGLPAITTAISEGISVNVTLIFGITRYQDVMDAYLSGLEKAHEAGVDLSTIDSVASFFVSRVDSEVDARLEKIGTDEALELRGKAAVANARLAYAAYEEVMASDRWKRLAEAGANPQRPLWASTGVKNPDYSDTMYVTDLVVADTVNTMPEKTLEAVADHGDVQGDKVTGTGDEAGALIERIREVGVDWNEVIEVLETEGVDKFKKSWTELVETVQGQMEKAGA
- a CDS encoding COX15/CtaA family protein codes for the protein MHTTRLRQARWAGWASVVANIGIVVTGGAVRLTGSGLGCPTWPRCTDESFTPHGELEFHSAIEFGNRLLTFVLVAVAVLLFVAALRTRRRELVRISVVLGLGIPMQAVIGGITVLTDLNSWIVSLHLLLSLLLVAISVRFLQVLDRPVPPARGPGVALAWGVVAAAWVVFYLGTVVTGAGPHAGDANTDRNGLDPAQWSQLHADAVFLLLGLTIGLVVTLLVQGAPRKAVQAALVLLGVELAQGVIGFVQYFTDLPVLLVGLHLLGAAVLSASVTWTLLRVRHP
- a CDS encoding ABC transporter ATP-binding protein encodes the protein MRYADKTAVDGLSMQVARGSITAVLGPNGAGKTTTLETCEGYRRPQEGRVRVLGLDPVRDRRELLPRIGVMLQGGGAWSGVRAEEMLRHVAALHAHPVDHDLLVERLGLAECGRTPYRRLSGGQQQRLGLAMALVGRPEIVFVDEPTAGMDPQARRTTWELLEELRGDGVTVVLTTHYMDEAERLADTVHIIDHGRLIASGSPLELTRGGSVSTIRLVVTRPFPPGAPESLTEALGPGTSVTLLDSLSLLVTGPADASTLARVSRWCEEQGVLPESLTLGTRSLEDVFLQLTGRELEEHPS